Proteins encoded within one genomic window of Aspergillus nidulans FGSC A4 chromosome VII:
- a CDS encoding NADH:flavin oxidoreductase/NADH oxidase (transcript_id=CADANIAT00008537) → MTSKQIPDIEVKPAPGISYFTPAQEPPAGLAADPQSDGAPIPKLFQPLKVRGITLHNRIGLSPLCQYSADDGHMTAWHMAHLGGIAQRGPGFLMVEATAVEPEGRITPQDLGLWKDSQIEPLKGVIEFAHSQNQIIGVQIAHAGRKASTVPPWLSSGDTATEKVGGWPDRVKGPSNVPFTSRFPVRKQMTRDDIENLKTAWVAAVKRAVRAGADFIEIHNAHGYLLMSFLSPAVNTRTDEYGGSFENRIRLSMEIAKLTREAVPDHLPVFLRVSATDWLEESRPDLPSWRLEDTVKFAKALAESGYIDVLDVSSGGTHADQHIHAKPGFQAPFAAAVKKAVGDKLLVGTVGMIDSAHLANSLLEKEGLDLTLVGRGFQKNPGLVWAFAEELGVEIGMANQIRWGFASRGGGPYLRKRSGKI, encoded by the exons ATGACATCAAAGCAAATTCCCGACATTGAAGTCAAGCCTGCTCCTGGCATCTCCTACTTTACCCCAGCTCAAGAACCGCCGGCGGGACTTGCAGCCGATCCGCAGTCTGATGGAGCGCCAATTCCCAAGCTGTTCCAGCCTCTCAAAGTGAGAGGTATCACCTTGCACAACCGTATTGGG CTGTCACCCCTATGTCAATATTCGGCAGACGATGGCCATATGACTGCGTGGCATATGGCCCATCTGGGAGGAATCGCCCAGCGCGGGCCGGGATTCCTGATGGTAGAGGCGACCGCGGTCGAGCCAGAAGGCCGTATTACACCGCAAGACCTTGGTCTATGGAAAGACTCGCAAATAGAGCCTTTGAAGGGGGTCATCGAGTTTGCGCACAGTCAAAATCAAATTATTGGAGTCCAGATAGCCCACGCAGGCCGGAAAGCCAGCACTGTTCCACCGTGGTTGTCTTCCGGTGACACTGCGACTGAGAAGGTGGGCGGCTGGCCAGATCGGGTCAAGGGTCCATCCAACGTACCGTTTACGTCGCGATTCCCTGTACGTAAGCAAATGACTAgggatgatatcgagaatCTGAAGACTGCTTGGGTAGCTGCAGTCAAGCGGGCTGTCCGCGCTGGGGCCGATTTCATCGAGATACACAATGCACATGGTTACCTCCTCATGTCTTTCTTGTCGCCTGCCGTCAATACGAGAACTGACGAGTACGGCGGCAGCTTCGAGAATCGCATCCGTCTCAGCATGGAGATTGCGAAGCTCACCAGAGAAGCGGTGCCTGATCACTTGCCGGTCTTCTTGCGGGTGTCGGCTACTGATTGGCTGGAGGAGTCCCGCCCTGATCTGCCAAGCTGGCGCTTAGAGGACACGGTCAAATTTGCGAAAGCCCTGGCAGAGAGCGGCTACAtcgatgttcttgatgttaGCAGCGGTGGGACCCATGCAGACCAGCATATTCATGCCAAGCCAGGATTCCAAGCGCCCTTTGCCGCTGCAGTCAAGAAAGCAGTGGGAGATAAGTTGCTCGTGGGCACTGTCGGAATGATCGACAGCGCTCACCTCGCGAACTCATtgctggagaaagagggaCTGGATCTTACTTTGGTCGGCCGTGGCTTCCAGAAGAATCCCGGGCTGGTTTGGGCGTTTGCCGAGGAGCTGGGTGTTGAAATCGGAATGGCAAACCAAATTCGATGGGGATTTGCGTCTCGTGGTGGTGGACCGTATCTGAGAAAGAGGTCAGGAAAGATATAA
- a CDS encoding argininosuccinate synthase (transcript_id=CADANIAT00008538), translating into MGKGKICVAFSGGLDTSVILKWLIDEGYEVVAFTADVGQEEDFAAIKEKALKLGAVKAEVVDLRREFVEELCFPAIACNAIYENVYLLGTSLARPVIARAQIEVAKREGCFAVSHGCTGKGNDQVRFELAFYALQPDIKVIAPWRDPRFYERFAGRNDLLAYAAEKGIPVTSTKAKPWSMDENLAHCSYEAGILEDPDITPPTDMWKLTVDPLAAPDKPEDFTVHFEKGLPVKLEYTENGQQKTATDAVDIFLTANAIARRNGIGRIDIVENRFIGIKSRGCYETPGLTCLRSAHVDLEGLVLDREVRALRDQFVTINYSKLLYNGLYFSPEREFLEQAIPASQKSVNGKVRCRAYKGNMIILGRSSETEKLYDMSESSMDEIGDFAPTETTGFIGVSAIRLKKYGQMKQAAGEKL; encoded by the exons ATGGGCAAAGGAAAGATCTGTGTCGCCTTCAGCGGTGGTCTCGACACCAGCGTTATCT TGAAATGGCTCATCGATGAGGGCTACGAGGTTGTCGCTTTCA CTGCCGATGTTGGCCAGGAAG AGGACTTCGCCGCCATCAAGGAGAAAGCTCTGAAGCTCGGTGCCGTCAAGGCCGAAGTTGTCGATCTTCGCC GCGAGTTTGTTGAGGAACTCTGCTTCCCCGCCATTGCTTGCAACGCCATTTACGAGAACgtctacctcctcggtaccTCTCTGGCTCGTCCCGTCATTGCTCGTGCTCAGATCGAAGTTGCTAAG CGGGAAGGATGCTTTGCTGTCTCCCACGGTTGTACCGGCAAGGGTAACGATCAGGTCCGTTTCGAGCTCGCCTTCTACGCTCTCCAGCCCGACATCAAGGTCATCGCTCCTTGGCGTGACCCCCGTTTCTACGAGCGCTTCGCCGGTCGCAACGATCTCCTCGCCTACGCCGCTGAGAAGGGTATCCCCGTCACTTCCACCAAGGCCAAGCCCTGGAGTATGGACGAAAATCTGGCCCACTGCTCTTATGAGGCTGGTATCCTGGAGGACCCTGACATCACTCCTCCCACCGACATGTGGAAGCTTACTGTCGACCCCCTTGCCGCTCCCGACAAGCCCGAGGATTTCACCGTCCACTTCGAGAAGGGTCTCCCCGTTAAGCTCGAGTACACCGAGAACGGCCAGCAGAAGACTGCTACGGACGCTGTTGACATCTTCTTGACTGCCAACGCCATCGCTCGCCGTAACGGTATCGGCCGTATCGACATT GTTGAGAACCGTTTCATCGGTATCAAGTCTCGCGGCTGCTACGAGACCCCTGGTCTCACCTGCCTGCGCTCCGCACACGT TGACCTTGAGGGTCTTGTGCTCGACCGTGAGGTTCGTGCTCTGCGTGACCAGTTCGTTACTATCAACTACTCCAAG CTCCTTTACAACGGTCTCTACTTCTCTCCGGAGCGTGAGTTCCTTGAGCAGGCCATCCCTGCCTCCCAGAAGTCGGTCAACGGCAAGGTTCGCTGCCGCGCCTACAAGGGCAACATGATCATCCTCGGCCGTTCCTCTGAGACCGAGAAGCTGTACGATATGTCCGAGTCCAGCATGGACGAGATTGGTGACTTTGCTCCCACCGAGACTACCGGATTCATTGGCGTGTCTGCCATCCGTCTGAAGAAGTACGGTCAGATGAAGCAGGCCGCTGGCGAGAAGCTGTAA
- a CDS encoding protein CYP617D1 (transcript_id=CADANIAT00008539), with translation MAPIPWGMLYVSVVGYSVLTSNLFTFFVLATALTALKIVYASFLYPEYLTPIKHIPTPPLTAQKRSWVRGNTDTYVVISPFEGMLNWTKSVPNNGLLRYYIIGNIEQVLVTTPKALSELLVQNAYDYQKPESIRISLARIAGEHGILLVEGQEHKRHRKNLMPAFSYRHIKDLYPTFWAKSVEMVKCIEKDLQDRRDTGDITVTVRPWASRATLDIIGLAGMDRDFGSLADPQNELAAQYHRILEDPPLWLKLLFAAAFVLGNEELVMALPVKRNRDIAEGAKYVRQVAQQLISEKRERIKHNPEKAEGGGGGKDILSVALNSGNFTDIELIDQMMTFLAAGHETTSSALQWSVYALCKHPDIQTRLRQEIRSNLPSVSSNDPKPITAEAVDSLPYLHAFCNEVLRFHPSVPITFRTTTRDTTLAGTLLPKGTQLTISPEVINHDPDLWGPDAHIFNPDRWLGPGRANTGGASSNYALMTFLHGPRSCIGQGFAKAELACLVAAMVGRFEMELADPGKKLAVRRTATISPVDGVVARLTPLDGW, from the exons ATGGCTCCGATACCATGGGGAATGTTGTATGTGAGCGTTGTGGGATACTCTGTCCTCACCTCCAACTTATTCACATTCTTCGTCCTTGCGACCGCCCTCACAGCCTTAAAAATTGTCTACGCTTCATTCCTGTACCCAGAATATCTGACCCCAATCAAGCACATCCCTACCCCTCCG CTAACAGCACAGAAACGGTCATGGGTCAGGGGAAATACGGATACATACGTCGTCATATCACCCTTTGAAGGTATGCTCAATTGGACCAAATCGGTTCCCAACAACGGGCTACTACGATACTATATCATCGGAAACATCGAACAAGTCCTTGTGACAACACCTAAAGCATTAAGTGAGCTTCTTGTCCAGAATGCTTACGACTACCAAAAGCCCGAGTCTATTCGAATTTCCCTTGCCCGTATTGCCGGAGAACATGGTATTCTTCTTGTAGAAGGCCAGGAGCACAAG AGACATCGAAAGAACCTCATGCCCGCATTCTCTTATCGGCATATAAAAGATCTCTACCCAACCTTCTGGGCTAAGAGCGTGGAAATGGTGAAATGCATTGAGAAAGACTTGCAGGATCGCAGGGACACTGGTGATATTACTGTTACTGTTCGGCCCTGGGCAAGCCGAGCCACACTCGATATTATAGGACTCGCAGGCATGGACAGAGATTTTGGGTCCCTCGCTGATCCGCAGAACGAGCTTGCCGCCCAGTACCACCGAATCCTCGAGGACCCGCCTCTCTGGCTGAAACTTCTATTCGCCGCCGCGTTCGTCCTGGGAAACGAAGAACTCGTCATGGCGCTGCCTGTAAAGCGTAATAGGGATATAGCCGAAGGAGCCAAATACGTCCGACAAGTGGCGCAGCAGCTCATCAGCGAGAAGCGAGAACGGATCAAGCATAACCCGGAAAAAGCAGAGggcggagggggagggaaggatATTCTCTCAGTTGCTCTAAACAGCGGGAATTTTACAGAtatcgagctcatcgaccAAATGATGACGTTCCTTGCTGCCGGGCACGAAACTACCTCGTCGGCACTGCAATGGTCGGTCTACGCTCTCTGCAAACACCCTGATATCCAGACCCGACTCCGGCAGGAAATCCGCTCCAATCTACCCTCTGTCTCTTCCAATGATCCAAAGCCCATAACCGCAGAAGCTGTAGACTCCCTCCCATACCTCCATGCTTTCTGCAACGAAGTCCTCCGCTTCCATCCCTCCGTCCCCATCACGTTTCGCACAACGACCCGCGACACTACACTTGCTGGTACCCTGCTTCCCAAGGGCACACAACTGACCATCTCTCCCGAGGTCATCAACCACGACCCAGATCTATGGGGACCAGACGCACACATATTCAACCCAGACCGATGGCTCGGCCCAGGCAGAGCGAATACCGGCGGAGCGAGTAGTAATTACGCCCTGATGACTTTTCTGCATGGACCACGTAGCTGTATTGGACAGGGGTTTGCAAAGGCGGAGTTGGCTTGCCTGGTTGCTGCAATGGTGGGGAGGTTCGAGATGGAGCTGGCAGATCCGGGGAAGAAGCTTGCAGTTAGAAGGACTGCGACAATCTCGCCTGTTGATGGGGTCGTAGCGAGGCTGACGCCATTGGATGGGTGGTAA
- a CDS encoding uncharacterized protein (transcript_id=CADANIAT00008540), with protein MPPAATEATETPQTQLTLAGKVIAITGANRGIGLGVAESCLTNGASHVYSIDISTPEPNSDFTSLSDRFPGKLHSITANVTEEETIVAAIDAIIAEAGGLHGMVVNAGRTHHKAALDFTKEEIDTLFSVNLYGAFFTARAAAKAFIKQGIKGSVVFTASMASYRPNKRVPSAPYGASKAGVRNMTHTLAMEWAQYGIRVNSVSPGLVQTAMTYWVPQQPDWEQQLKYYGGIPRLAQVQELGASYTTSIDIPVNGVIGRFAEYRQWS; from the exons ATGCCTCCAGCAGCTACCGAAGCTACCGAAACGCCCCAGACCCAGCTTACCCTTGCCGGCAAAGTAATTGCCA TAACTGGCGCAAACCGCGGCATCGGACTGGGTGTCGCTGAATCTTGCCTCACAAACGGCGCATCCCACGTCTACTCTATCGATATCAGCACCCCCGAGCCAAACTCCGACTTTACCTCGCTATCTGATCGCTTTCCTGGAAAGCTGCACTCCATAACCGCCAACGTgaccgaagaagaaactaTCGTTGCCGCCATTGATGCCATAATTGCCGAAGCAGGCGGACTCCATGGAATGGTTGTGAACGCCGGCCGTACTCATCACAAGGCAGCGCTGGATTTTACCaaagaggagattgacaCGCTGTTCAGCGTGAATCTGTACGGGGCGTTCTTTACTGCGCGTGCGGCGGCAAAGGCGTTTATCAAGCAGGGTATTAAGGGGAGTGTGGTGTTTACGGCGAGTATGGCTAGCTATAGACCCAATAAG CGCGTTCCTTCAGCCCCATACGGTGCCTCCAAAGCCGGCGTTCGCAACATGACCCACACCCTTGCGATGGAATGGGCGCAGTACGGGATCCGAGTCAACAGTGTCTCGCCGGGCCTTGTGCAGACTGCTATGACGTATTGGGTGCCGCAGCAGCCGGATTGGGAGCAGCAGCTGAAATATTACGGAGGTATTCCGCGCCTggcgcaggtgcaggagTTAGGAG CAAGTTATACGACGAGTATTGATATCCCGGTAAATGGGGTGATTGGAA GGTTCGCGGAATACCGTCAGTGGTCCTAG